Sequence from the Marinihelvus fidelis genome:
GCCCGCCCCACCGGCCTGGGTGAGCCCGGTGTGCCGACCTTTGCCCCGGCGCTTGCCGGCGCGATCTACGCTGCCTCCGGTGTGCGCCACCGTGACCTGCCGATCAAGCCAATGACGGTCTGAGCGCAGCCGGGTGACCCGACTTTCCGGTATGCTAGCGGGCTGAAATCGCATAACAGAGGTTCCACCCGCATGAAAATCCGTACCCCGCTGGCCATGGCTGTCGCCATCGCCATCAGCGCGGCCGCCTGCTCGAAGCCCGAGCAGGAGCAGGCCGCGACCCCGGAGTCTGACACCGCCACCACGGCGGCCGCTGAAACCCCAACGACGACCGAAGCCGTGACCGAAACCGACGCCAACCCATTCCTGGCCGCCAGCCCGCTGTACCTGGGCTACCCGCAGTTCGACAAGATCGACGATGCCGACTACCTGCCCGCTTTCGAGCAGGGCATGAAAGAGCAGCTGGTCGAAATCCAGGCCATCGCTGACAACCCGGAAGCGCCGACTTTCGACAACACCTTCGTGGCCATGGAGCGCTCAGGCCAGACCCTGGACCGCGTTTCCCGCGTGTTCTTCGCCATGGTCTCCGCGCACACCAACGATGCCATCAACGAGGCCCGCGCCGAGCTGGCGCCGAAACTGTCAGCGCACGGTGACGCCATCCAGCTGAACGGCCCGCTGTTCGAACGCATCAAGACCGTGCATGACAACGTCGACGCGCTTGAGCTGGACCCCGAATCGAAGCGACTGGTCGAGGAAACCTACCGTGACTTCGTCCGTGCTGGTGCACAGCTCAATGACGAGCAGAAGGAACAGCTGAAAGCCCTGAACGCGGAGCTCGCCACCCTGACCACCGAGTTCAGCCAGAACGTGCTGAAGGAAGTTAACGGCAAGGCCATCGTCGTTGAAAGCGCGGAAGAACTGGCCGGCCTGACCGACACCGAGATCGCATCCGCGAAAGAGGCCGCCGAAGCCCGTGAAATGGGCGATAAGTGGGTCATTCCTCTGCTGAACACCTCGCAACAGCCTTCCCTGGCTTCGCTGGAGAACCGTGAACTGCGCCAGCGCATCATGGAAACCTCGCTGGGCCGTGGCAGCTCAGGTGGCGAGTTCGACAATCGCGAGGTGTTGACGAAGGTCGCCCGCCTGCGCGCCGAGCGCGCCGCGCTGCTGGGCTACGCCAATCACGCCGCCTACCAACTGGAAGACCAGACCGCGCGCACGGTTGAAGCCGTCAACGAACGGCTGGCCAGCCTGGCGCCGCCAGCCGTGGCCAACGCCAGGAAAGAAGCCGCCGACCTGCAGGCCGTGGTCGAGGCCGAAGGTGGTGACTTCGAAATCACCGCCGCCGACTGGGACTTCTACACCGAGAAGGTGCGGCAACAGAAATTCGACTTCGATGCCGGCGAGCTGAAGCCGTATCTCGAAATGAACAACGTGCTGGAAAACGGCGTGTTCTTCGCCGCCGGCCAGGTCTATGGCCTGACCTTCGAACCGCGCCCCGACCTGCCCGTCTACCACCCGGACGTAAAAGTCTGGGAAGTGTTCGACGCGGACGGCTCCACGCTAGGTCTGTTCATCGGCGATTTCTACGCCCGTGAATCGAAGCGCGGCGGCGCCTGGATGAACGCCTACGTGTCGCAGTCCGGCCTGATGGGCACGCAGCCGGTGGTCGCCAACCACCAGAACATCCCGAAGCCGCCGGAAGGCGAGCCGACGTTGATGACCTGGACCGAGGTCACCACCATGTTCCACGAATTCGGCCATGCCCTGCACGGCCTGTTCTCAAACGTGAAGTACCCGTCGTTCTCCGGCACCTCGGTGCCGCGTGACTTCGTCGAGTACCCCTCGCAGGTGAACGAAATGTGGGCCGACTGGCCGGAAGTTCTGGCCAACTATGCGGTGCACTACCAGACCGGCGAAGCGATTCCTCAGGAACTGCTGGACAAGGTACTGGCGTCGAGCAAATTCAACCAGGGCTACGCCACCACCGAGTACCTGGCCGCCGCCCTGCTTGACCAGGCCTGGCACCAGCGCACCGCGGACGAAATTCCGGACGCCGACGGCGCCCTCGCCTTTGAGGCGCAGGCCCTGGCCGACGCCGGCGTCGACTACGCCCCTGTGCCGCCGCGCTACCGCAGCACCTACTTCTCCCACATCATGGGCGGCTATTCCGCCGGCTACTACGCCTACATCTGGAGCGAGGTGCTGGACGCCGACACCGTGGAGTGGTTCAAGGAGAACGGTGGCATGAGCCGCGAAAACGGTGACCACTTCCGCGCGACGCTGCTGTCCCGCGGCGGCTCGGAAGACGCCATGGCCCTGTTCCAGGACTTCCGGGGCCGCGCGCCCGACGTCCAGCCGCTGCTGGTTCGTCGTGGCCTGGTCAACGAGGAAGACTAAGGGCGAAGGTCCCAAGGAAAAAGCCCGTCTCACGGCGGGCTTTTTTCGTACCGGGCTGGCGCTTTTTGCCGCTTAACCCTGTCTCGTCGCGATGACACAAGACCCAAACCACACGTCCGCAGCGGCCCGCCCACGGGCAGAAGGCCACGTGTTCCTCACCGGCGCCCCCCGCTGTGGTTCCTCGTGGGCGGGACAGGCCCTGAGCGCGGCCATCGGCGCGCGTTACATCTACGAGCCATTCAACCCGCAATGGGCACCCGCGCTGAAGGGCCGCTCGGGCCACTTCCGTTACCTGGGTGCCAACGCCAGCCCGCGCTCCGAGATTGTGACCGCGGCCGACCGGGCCTTCGCCGGCCAGCAGGGCCTCAAACAATGGGCACGTGCCGCCTACCGTGGCTACCTGGGCAACGCCATGACGGGCCGTGCGCGCGTGCTGGTCAAGGACCCGACCGCCTGCCTGATGGCCGAATGGCTGGCACGGCACTACCCCATCCGCGTAGGAATTATTTTCAGGCACCCGTGTGGTTTCGCGTCCAGCCTGTCGCAACTGGAATGGGACTTCAGGGTCGACCGGCTACTTTCGCAACCCGGGTTACTTCGCAAACACCTTTCCAGACACGAGCAGCTGCTGCGCCAGGCCGGAAAAGACCCGTGGTTGCGCAAGGGGGCGTTCTGGGGCGCGCTGCACCATGTTTTCCTTGCCCAGTCCATGGACCATCCGGACTGGGTCCTGTGGCCCTACGAAAGTCTCTGCGCCGAGCCCGAGGCACAGTTCCAGGCCCTGGCCCGGTCTTTGGACTTCGACGTTGACGATAATGCCTTGCGCCGTGCGCTTCCTTCCGTGCGTCACAACAGCCCCGACAGCGGCAGCACGCGCCGGCATAGCCAGTCTATGCCGGCCAGCTGGCGTAAACGCCTGTCGGCGGCCGCCATTGATGCCGTCGAGGGCATCGCCCGAGAGTTTGTGCCACGTGGCGCGCTGGCGGCCAGGTCGCCGACAACGGCGATACATTCAGACAGCTGGTAGTGTGTGTTTTCACTATAATGACACCCCGTCGAACCGGGGCCGACCGCGCCCGCCTTCTGCCTGTCAAACCATGATGATCTGTATCAAATCCGGAAACCTGGTTATTGGGCCCAAGGACGGCCGTTTCGTCGAATGATTGACGTTCTGAAACGCATTCTCCGGCTACCGCTGACGCTGCTCAACCTGGCCAGGCAACCCTTCAAGGTGCCCGGCTACATGGTGACGCGCACGCTGCAGGCCTGGCGCCACGGTTTCTCGCTGGAACGACGCCAGGATCACACCGCGAACATTCGCCGCGGCGACATCCTGCTGTTCGCCACACTGCGCAACGAACGCGTGCGCATGCCCTGGTTCCTGGACTATTACCGCAAGCTGGGTGTAAGCCATTTCCTGTTCGTCGACAACGGCTCTACCGATGGGTTCCGGGAGCTGGTCGCCGACATGGAGGATGTCTCGGTGTGGTACACGGAGGCCAGCTACGCGAAAGCGAACTTCGGCATGCACTGGCTTAACGGCCTGCTGCGCCGGTACGGCCGGGGTCACTGGTGTGTGACCTGCGACCCCGATGAATTCCTGGTCTTCCCCTACAGCGACCATCGAAACCTGGAGGACCTGGCCGGTTTTCTCGAAGCCGAACAGCGGCGGAGTTTCTGCTGCGTCATGCTCGACATGTACAGCGACGGCCCGATCAGCGACGCCCACTACCGCGAAGGCGACGACCCCCTGGCCATCACGCCGTTCTTTGATGGCGTCGGCTACGTACAGCAACCGGGCTGGCTGAGCGAGATCAAGGTCCAGGGCGGCGTTCGTCGGCGGGTGTTCTTCAACGATAATCCGGACTCGTCGCCGTCGATTCACAAGACCCCCTTCGTCAAGTGGCGCTGGTATGACAACTACTTCCTGTCGATGCACCAGCTGGTCCCGGCCTACCTCAACGTGCCGCACGCGGCCACGCATGATTCGCCGACCGGCGTGCTGCTGCACTTCAAGTACTTCTCCCTGCTGGGTGACAAGATCGAGGAGGAAATGACCCGTGGAGAGCACTGGGACAACTCCTTCGAGTATCGCAGCTACGACGCACGCTTCCGACAGGGGCCGCTGCAGCTGTACTACGAGCGATCGGTTCGCTACTCCGACTGGCAGCAACTGGTCTCGCTGGGCTTCATGAACACCGGCCGGTGGTTCTAGGGACACGCCGGTGAAGATCGCTTTCCTCGTTCTCGCCCACGACCAGCCGGCGCAGTGCTCGCGCCTGGCGGACCGCCTGCTCGCCCAGGGCGCGGACGTGTTCATCCACGCGGACGAACGCGCCGGCAGTGCTTTTATCGAGCGGTTCAACGCCCATCTCCAGGCCAATAAGACCCAGGTCACCTGGGCCCCGCGCACGACCGTCGAATGGGGCAAGTGGTCGATGGTGCGTGCCACGCTGAACGGCCTGCAGGCCATCGCCGACTCCGGCTCCCGCCCGGATTATGTTTACCTCATTTCCGGCGCCGACTACCCTGTCCGCCCCCTGGACGAGCTCAGGGCCTTCCTGCGCGAACATCACGGCCGCGAATTCATAGAGAGTGTGAATGCGCTGGAAAACCGCTGGGTCACCGATGGCCTGCAGGAAGAGCGCTGGCGCTACCGGCACTGGGTCAGCTGGCGGACTCATCCCTGGCTGTTTGACAAGCAGTGGCGACTACAGCGCCTGCTTGGCCTGCGGCGGGAAATGCCGGCCGGGCTGAAACCGCATATGGGCTCACAATGGTGGACACTGACCTGGCCAACCTGCGAAGCCATCCTGGAACTGGCCCGCGACACCGCCATCGAATCATTTTTCCGCACCACCTGGGTGCCGGACGAGCTGTTTTTCCAGACCGCGGTGCGCAAGGTCGTGGACCGGCAGGAGAATATCGATTCCCGCCACCTGACGCTGTACCGCTTCGATGTCACCGGCCAGCCGCTGGTGTTTCATGACGACCACGCCGAACTGCTGGCGTCGCAGCCCTACTTTTTCGCGCGCAAGCTATCAACCCGCGCCAACCAGCTTCGCGATCACCTGGATGCCGCGCCGGGACCGGATTTCCAACATGTGGCCGGGCATTACCGCACCGTCGCGCTTCCGCTGGAAGAATATGACGCGCATATCGAGCAGCGGGCCAGTGGCCTGCCGGGTGTCAGGCGAATGCTTCGCCCCGACCCCGGAAACTACGGCGACCTGGCCTGGAACCGGCGGCCTTACGTGGTCGTTATCGGCGAGTGCGCCAATTCACTGCGCGCCACGAGAGAACACCTCGACAACATTGACGGGCTGGTTTGCCACGGTGAACTGATGGCACCCGGGCCGCTTGACCTGGCCGATACCGATACCGGCCGCGCCGGTTACCAGCCCGGCGACAGCGGCCTGCGTGACCATTCGCCGGTCGACTTCCTGGCGGATCTCATCAACGACGCGCCCGACAGTCACGTGGCATGGTTGCTGCGGCCCGGCCAGGTGTCGATCGAACGGCACAAGCATGGCAAGCCCACCCGAACCGACCTCGCTCTCATGCATGCCGAAGACCCGAACGCGCGGCTGGTCTTTCCGGACACCGACGGCACTTCGACCCGGGATATCCTCCAGGCGGCTCGCAGCCATGCCACGCCGCACATTGTCCTGGACCTGTCGGCTGTTGGAGAGATTTCACCGGAGCAGGCCCTGTCACGTTTTATCAACGACCACCTGCCTGGTTGTCACACACCGGAATCGCCGCGATGAAGAAGCGGTTGATCCTGCATATCGGAGTTCACCGCACCGGCACCACCAGCATCCAGGGCTGGTTGCACGGCAATCGCAAGGCCCTGCTTGGGCAAGGCGTTCGTTATGCCTTCGACCAACGCATGCACAC
This genomic interval carries:
- a CDS encoding M3 family metallopeptidase is translated as MKIRTPLAMAVAIAISAAACSKPEQEQAATPESDTATTAAAETPTTTEAVTETDANPFLAASPLYLGYPQFDKIDDADYLPAFEQGMKEQLVEIQAIADNPEAPTFDNTFVAMERSGQTLDRVSRVFFAMVSAHTNDAINEARAELAPKLSAHGDAIQLNGPLFERIKTVHDNVDALELDPESKRLVEETYRDFVRAGAQLNDEQKEQLKALNAELATLTTEFSQNVLKEVNGKAIVVESAEELAGLTDTEIASAKEAAEAREMGDKWVIPLLNTSQQPSLASLENRELRQRIMETSLGRGSSGGEFDNREVLTKVARLRAERAALLGYANHAAYQLEDQTARTVEAVNERLASLAPPAVANARKEAADLQAVVEAEGGDFEITAADWDFYTEKVRQQKFDFDAGELKPYLEMNNVLENGVFFAAGQVYGLTFEPRPDLPVYHPDVKVWEVFDADGSTLGLFIGDFYARESKRGGAWMNAYVSQSGLMGTQPVVANHQNIPKPPEGEPTLMTWTEVTTMFHEFGHALHGLFSNVKYPSFSGTSVPRDFVEYPSQVNEMWADWPEVLANYAVHYQTGEAIPQELLDKVLASSKFNQGYATTEYLAAALLDQAWHQRTADEIPDADGALAFEAQALADAGVDYAPVPPRYRSTYFSHIMGGYSAGYYAYIWSEVLDADTVEWFKENGGMSRENGDHFRATLLSRGGSEDAMALFQDFRGRAPDVQPLLVRRGLVNEED
- a CDS encoding glycosyltransferase family 2 protein; the encoded protein is MIDVLKRILRLPLTLLNLARQPFKVPGYMVTRTLQAWRHGFSLERRQDHTANIRRGDILLFATLRNERVRMPWFLDYYRKLGVSHFLFVDNGSTDGFRELVADMEDVSVWYTEASYAKANFGMHWLNGLLRRYGRGHWCVTCDPDEFLVFPYSDHRNLEDLAGFLEAEQRRSFCCVMLDMYSDGPISDAHYREGDDPLAITPFFDGVGYVQQPGWLSEIKVQGGVRRRVFFNDNPDSSPSIHKTPFVKWRWYDNYFLSMHQLVPAYLNVPHAATHDSPTGVLLHFKYFSLLGDKIEEEMTRGEHWDNSFEYRSYDARFRQGPLQLYYERSVRYSDWQQLVSLGFMNTGRWF
- a CDS encoding beta-1,6-N-acetylglucosaminyltransferase, with the translated sequence MKIAFLVLAHDQPAQCSRLADRLLAQGADVFIHADERAGSAFIERFNAHLQANKTQVTWAPRTTVEWGKWSMVRATLNGLQAIADSGSRPDYVYLISGADYPVRPLDELRAFLREHHGREFIESVNALENRWVTDGLQEERWRYRHWVSWRTHPWLFDKQWRLQRLLGLRREMPAGLKPHMGSQWWTLTWPTCEAILELARDTAIESFFRTTWVPDELFFQTAVRKVVDRQENIDSRHLTLYRFDVTGQPLVFHDDHAELLASQPYFFARKLSTRANQLRDHLDAAPGPDFQHVAGHYRTVALPLEEYDAHIEQRASGLPGVRRMLRPDPGNYGDLAWNRRPYVVVIGECANSLRATREHLDNIDGLVCHGELMAPGPLDLADTDTGRAGYQPGDSGLRDHSPVDFLADLINDAPDSHVAWLLRPGQVSIERHKHGKPTRTDLALMHAEDPNARLVFPDTDGTSTRDILQAARSHATPHIVLDLSAVGEISPEQALSRFINDHLPGCHTPESPR